Proteins found in one Alicyclobacillus cycloheptanicus genomic segment:
- a CDS encoding valine--tRNA ligase, with the protein MATSTTRKELPTVYDPSAVESRIYAFWEENGLFKAGGGRGKGPFSIVMPPPNVTGSLHIGHAWDNTLQDLIIRYKRMAGYDTLWLPGTDHAGIATQTRVEKALLQETGQSRHDVGRDAFIARVWDWKEQYGSTITNQIRALGASCDWSRERFTMDEGLSRAVREVFVRLYEKGLIYRGNRIINWCPRCETALSDIEVEHIEQDAKLYHVAYPTVDGDGAIVIATTRPETMFADVAVAVHPADDRYKHLVGKQVRLPLTDRTIPIIADEYVDPDFGTGCLKITPAHDPNDFEVGERHGLAKLQCINADGRLNEVAGKYQGLTRGAAREQVAADLAASGALQKVEEIHNAVGHCSRCQTVVEPFLSDQWFVHMQPLAARALEGVEAGELRFVPERFEKVFVHWLTNVRDWCISRQLWWGHRIPAWYCDDCGEITVSREDAACCAHCGSTRVHQDEDVLDTWFSSALWPFSTMGWPDQTADLARYYPTSALMTGYDILFFWVARMVFQGLEFTGKMPFRDVVLHGLIRAADGRKMSKSLNNGVDPMEVIEKYGADALRFMLATGSSPGNDQRFHWERVESARNFLNKLWNASRFVLMNLTPDAPLPAIDPAHLTLTDRWILHRLAETVDDVSRHLDRYDFGEAGRALYDFTWDDFCDWYIEFSKLSLYGEDEGAKNQTRAVLVHVLDRLLRLLHPFIPFVTEEIWQSLPTTAGALIRAEWPEDSLVFTDAAALRQVTVVKDAVRALRNLRAEMNVPPSRPIEVVARTVDAETTALFRSAEAYLKRFGNIERLEIGTGLATPEMAVTAVVTGAELLVPLAGLIDVAAERDRLHKERTKLEAEVARLDKKLGNPQFVAKAPAEVVETERAKLADYQSKLATVQERIALLEK; encoded by the coding sequence ATGGCTACGTCCACAACACGCAAAGAATTGCCCACCGTGTACGACCCGTCGGCCGTTGAGTCGCGCATCTACGCGTTTTGGGAGGAAAACGGCCTGTTCAAGGCGGGCGGCGGCCGCGGCAAGGGGCCGTTTTCCATCGTGATGCCGCCGCCGAACGTGACGGGATCACTGCACATTGGACATGCGTGGGACAACACACTGCAGGACCTCATCATCCGCTACAAGCGGATGGCTGGCTACGACACCCTGTGGCTGCCCGGGACCGACCACGCAGGCATCGCGACGCAGACCCGCGTGGAGAAGGCGCTGCTGCAAGAGACCGGTCAAAGCCGGCACGACGTGGGGCGCGACGCGTTCATTGCGCGGGTCTGGGACTGGAAGGAGCAGTATGGCAGCACCATCACGAACCAAATCCGCGCCCTGGGGGCATCCTGTGACTGGAGCCGCGAACGCTTCACGATGGACGAAGGGCTGTCGCGCGCAGTGCGCGAAGTGTTTGTCCGCCTCTACGAGAAGGGGCTCATTTACCGCGGCAACCGCATCATCAACTGGTGTCCGAGGTGCGAAACCGCGCTGTCCGACATCGAAGTGGAGCACATTGAGCAGGACGCGAAGCTGTACCATGTGGCGTACCCCACCGTGGACGGCGACGGCGCCATCGTCATTGCGACCACGCGCCCGGAGACGATGTTTGCCGACGTGGCCGTGGCCGTGCACCCCGCGGACGACCGGTACAAGCACCTGGTTGGCAAGCAGGTGCGGCTGCCCTTGACCGACCGCACCATTCCGATCATCGCGGACGAGTATGTCGATCCCGACTTTGGCACCGGCTGTCTGAAAATCACCCCGGCCCACGACCCCAACGACTTTGAAGTGGGTGAGCGCCACGGCTTGGCGAAACTCCAGTGCATCAACGCGGACGGGCGTTTGAACGAGGTGGCCGGCAAGTACCAAGGGCTGACGCGCGGGGCGGCCCGCGAACAGGTGGCTGCCGACCTGGCGGCCTCGGGCGCGCTGCAAAAGGTGGAGGAGATTCACAACGCCGTCGGCCACTGCAGCCGCTGTCAAACGGTGGTCGAGCCGTTCCTGTCCGATCAATGGTTTGTGCACATGCAGCCGCTGGCGGCCCGCGCGCTGGAAGGCGTCGAGGCGGGAGAATTGCGGTTCGTGCCGGAACGGTTTGAGAAGGTGTTCGTGCACTGGTTGACGAACGTGCGCGATTGGTGTATCTCGCGGCAGCTGTGGTGGGGGCATCGAATTCCCGCCTGGTACTGCGACGACTGCGGGGAAATCACGGTCTCCCGGGAGGATGCGGCGTGCTGCGCGCACTGTGGCTCAACCCGCGTGCATCAGGACGAAGACGTGCTGGATACCTGGTTCTCGTCGGCGCTGTGGCCGTTCTCGACGATGGGCTGGCCGGATCAGACGGCCGATTTGGCGCGGTACTACCCAACCAGCGCGCTGATGACCGGGTACGACATTCTGTTCTTCTGGGTGGCCCGAATGGTCTTCCAGGGACTGGAGTTCACTGGGAAAATGCCGTTTCGGGACGTGGTCCTGCATGGTCTGATTCGCGCCGCGGACGGGCGGAAAATGTCGAAGAGCCTGAACAACGGTGTGGACCCGATGGAGGTCATCGAGAAGTACGGGGCAGACGCCTTGCGGTTCATGCTGGCGACGGGTTCTTCGCCCGGCAACGACCAGCGGTTTCATTGGGAACGCGTGGAGAGCGCCCGCAATTTCCTCAACAAGCTGTGGAACGCTTCGCGCTTTGTGCTGATGAACCTGACGCCGGACGCGCCGCTGCCGGCGATTGATCCGGCGCACCTGACGCTGACGGACCGGTGGATTCTGCACCGCCTGGCAGAAACGGTCGATGATGTTTCCCGCCACCTCGACCGCTATGATTTTGGTGAGGCGGGCCGGGCGCTCTACGACTTTACCTGGGATGACTTTTGCGACTGGTACATTGAGTTTTCGAAGCTGTCCTTGTACGGCGAAGACGAGGGCGCCAAGAACCAGACCCGGGCTGTGCTCGTCCACGTGCTCGACCGCCTGCTGCGCCTGTTGCATCCGTTCATTCCCTTTGTGACGGAGGAAATTTGGCAGTCCCTGCCCACGACAGCAGGTGCGCTGATTCGGGCGGAGTGGCCGGAGGACAGTCTCGTCTTTACCGATGCGGCGGCCCTGCGGCAGGTGACGGTGGTGAAGGACGCGGTGCGGGCCCTGCGAAACCTGCGCGCGGAAATGAACGTGCCGCCGAGCCGGCCGATTGAAGTCGTCGCGCGGACGGTCGATGCGGAGACGACAGCGCTCTTTCGTTCGGCAGAGGCGTATCTCAAACGGTTCGGAAACATCGAACGTTTGGAGATTGGCACAGGACTGGCCACGCCGGAGATGGCGGTGACCGCGGTGGTGACCGGAGCAGAGCTGCTGGTGCCGCTGGCGGGCCTCATCGATGTGGCTGCAGAACGTGATCGCCTGCACAAGGAACGCACCAAGCTGGAGGCCGAAGTGGCGCGGCTGGACAAGAAACTGGGGAATCCTCAGTTTGTCGCCAAGGCCCCTGCCGAGGTGGTCGAAACGGAACGCGCGAAACTGGCCGATTATCAGTCGAAGCTCGCGACGGTGCAGGAACGCATCGCCCTGCTGGAGAAGTGA
- a CDS encoding bifunctional folylpolyglutamate synthase/dihydrofolate synthase — MAVAAQTDGFAWLTSLARFGIKPGLARTQAVLAAFGHPERSLRFLHVAGTNGKGSVCAFLTALLSASATVGTYTSPAFSGYRGRFVVDGASPTDDVVNRLACEVQAVAEAVVPDDPLTEFEALTVMAVLYFARSSVDYVVWETGLGGRYDATNVVTPIVSAITNVGRDHMEILGDTLRKVAYDKAGIIKPGIPVVTAARDEGAMVVAEVARAQGAPAYHLGRHFSAVRTHVDASGQTLSYRGVHRDFMNLQIPLFGEHQCENAAVALAMYELAAAREPGSATRPLCTARAQVSAALAKTRWPGRFEVFEVNGQPVILDGAHNPEGAGRFRQALVEWSALSGVPESSWTMVIGVLNDKDVTPMLGMLLPYARHVIVTAPSTPRAKRIDLLAKAVEKCRPGVNVECCEPVSEAVARALALGGPICCWGSLYTVDEARRWASDAAQR; from the coding sequence ATGGCGGTAGCAGCACAGACAGATGGCTTTGCTTGGCTGACCTCCCTGGCTCGATTCGGCATCAAACCCGGCCTGGCGCGGACGCAAGCGGTACTCGCTGCATTCGGACACCCGGAGCGGTCGCTTCGTTTTCTGCACGTGGCGGGCACCAATGGGAAAGGGTCTGTGTGCGCCTTTTTGACGGCGCTCCTGTCCGCGTCGGCGACGGTGGGCACCTACACGTCGCCTGCGTTTTCAGGGTACCGGGGCAGGTTTGTGGTGGACGGCGCGTCGCCGACCGATGACGTCGTGAACCGCTTGGCCTGCGAAGTGCAGGCGGTCGCCGAGGCCGTGGTGCCCGATGACCCACTCACGGAGTTCGAGGCGTTGACCGTGATGGCCGTGCTCTACTTCGCCCGATCATCGGTGGACTACGTTGTGTGGGAGACAGGGCTTGGCGGTCGCTATGATGCAACCAATGTGGTGACCCCCATCGTCAGCGCGATTACCAATGTCGGCCGCGATCACATGGAAATTCTGGGTGACACGCTGCGCAAGGTCGCGTACGATAAGGCAGGGATCATTAAACCGGGCATCCCGGTGGTGACTGCCGCCCGGGACGAGGGCGCCATGGTGGTTGCGGAGGTGGCGCGGGCGCAGGGCGCACCCGCTTATCACCTGGGCCGGCATTTTTCGGCCGTGCGGACGCACGTGGATGCGTCGGGGCAAACGCTCAGCTACCGTGGTGTGCATCGCGACTTCATGAATCTGCAGATCCCGCTGTTTGGCGAGCACCAGTGCGAGAATGCCGCGGTGGCCCTCGCGATGTACGAACTTGCGGCCGCCCGCGAACCGGGATCCGCGACGCGCCCGCTTTGCACCGCACGAGCGCAGGTGAGTGCCGCCCTCGCGAAGACCCGCTGGCCGGGGCGCTTCGAGGTGTTCGAGGTGAACGGGCAGCCGGTGATTCTGGACGGCGCGCACAATCCGGAGGGCGCAGGCCGGTTCCGTCAGGCGCTGGTCGAGTGGAGTGCGCTCTCGGGCGTGCCGGAGAGCAGCTGGACGATGGTCATTGGCGTGTTGAACGACAAAGATGTGACGCCGATGCTGGGGATGCTCCTGCCGTACGCGCGTCATGTGATTGTCACAGCGCCGTCAACACCGCGCGCCAAAAGAATCGACCTGCTTGCGAAAGCTGTAGAGAAGTGTCGACCGGGGGTAAACGTCGAATGCTGCGAGCCGGTTTCAGAGGCCGTAGCGCGCGCATTGGCGCTGGGAGGCCCGATTTGCTGCTGGGGGTCGCTGTACACGGTCGACGAAGCGCGCAGGTGGGCCTCAGATGCGGCGCAGCGCTGA
- the murC gene encoding UDP-N-acetylmuramate--L-alanine ligase, which produces MNQPQHVHFVGIGGYGMSAIARVMLDMGYRVSGSDVSSPELATRLQERGAKVFIGHSPAQVEGADMVVYSTAVPTDNVELEAARARQIPVLHRSEMLARLMADRTGIAVAGAHGKTTTTSMIAYVMERCGVDPTFVIGGVVSNIGDNAKAGAGQFVVAEADESDGSFLHYRPQIAVVTAIEADHLEYYDGKFENLKAAYAEFVRHIPADGLCIISAEDEHLRDIRGEAACQVFTFGIDAEADYMAKQVELLDRGSRSDIYFQGQRLGTLTLTVPGRHNIMNALAAIAVCRHAGLAFDEIVRELASFHGAKRRFQVISEVGDVLIIDDYAHHPTEISATIAAATTTGRRIVAVFQPQRYTRTYFLFDAFARAFRGADEVIIVDIYSPPGERQIEGVTAERLAEQIRVQSNPNVKFLRTKDDVFRYLLHTCRPGDLILTMGAGDIWQVAVRLGDALQDNQEHATM; this is translated from the coding sequence GTGAATCAGCCACAACACGTACACTTCGTCGGGATCGGCGGATATGGAATGAGCGCCATCGCGAGAGTCATGTTGGATATGGGGTACCGGGTCTCCGGGTCGGACGTGTCCAGTCCGGAATTGGCCACGAGGCTGCAGGAACGAGGTGCCAAAGTATTCATCGGCCACTCTCCCGCACAGGTGGAAGGTGCGGACATGGTGGTCTACAGCACAGCGGTGCCGACGGACAATGTGGAACTGGAGGCCGCGCGAGCACGTCAGATTCCGGTCCTTCACCGGTCGGAAATGCTGGCTAGGCTAATGGCCGACCGGACAGGAATCGCAGTGGCCGGCGCACATGGAAAAACCACGACCACATCGATGATTGCGTACGTCATGGAACGCTGCGGCGTCGATCCGACGTTCGTGATCGGCGGGGTGGTCAGCAACATTGGCGACAACGCAAAGGCGGGCGCGGGTCAGTTTGTGGTGGCGGAAGCGGATGAAAGTGACGGTTCCTTTCTGCATTATCGACCGCAAATTGCCGTCGTCACGGCGATTGAAGCCGACCATCTCGAGTACTACGACGGCAAGTTCGAAAACCTGAAGGCCGCCTATGCGGAGTTTGTGCGGCACATTCCTGCAGACGGGCTGTGCATCATCTCGGCGGAAGACGAGCACTTGCGGGATATCCGCGGGGAAGCCGCGTGTCAGGTGTTCACCTTTGGCATCGACGCAGAGGCGGACTACATGGCAAAGCAGGTGGAACTGCTCGATCGCGGCAGCCGCTCGGACATCTACTTCCAGGGGCAGCGGCTGGGCACGTTGACGCTGACGGTTCCGGGCCGGCACAACATCATGAACGCGCTGGCTGCGATTGCCGTCTGCAGGCATGCAGGGCTTGCATTTGACGAGATTGTCCGCGAACTGGCGTCCTTCCACGGCGCGAAACGCCGATTTCAAGTGATTTCGGAAGTCGGCGACGTCCTCATCATTGACGACTACGCGCATCACCCGACTGAAATCAGCGCGACCATCGCCGCCGCGACCACGACAGGCCGGCGGATTGTCGCAGTGTTTCAGCCGCAGCGTTATACGCGGACCTACTTTCTCTTTGATGCGTTTGCACGGGCGTTTCGAGGTGCAGACGAGGTCATCATCGTGGACATTTATTCGCCGCCGGGTGAACGGCAAATCGAAGGTGTGACGGCTGAACGGCTGGCCGAACAAATTCGCGTACAAAGTAACCCGAATGTCAAGTTTTTGCGCACCAAGGATGACGTCTTCCGGTATCTCCTGCACACCTGCCGCCCGGGAGATTTAATTCTGACGATGGGCGCCGGCGACATCTGGCAGGTCGCGGTCCGGCTGGGTGACGCGCTGCAGGATAATCAGGAGCACGCGACGATGTAA
- a CDS encoding GspE/PulE family protein: MARKRVGDLLLSAGAITEAELREALLMQREKRLKLGDTLVALGYLDEADLIEALERQSGIQHVDLTLEEVDPSVLQLVPEELARKHVVLPIRQAHGRLLVAMADPFDYYAVDDLQMVTKQAVQPLIGGRKQIELYIDRLYHEEGPPAEAHRDEGAAVSTPAGDLDAPVVRLVNQLLHRAIAEHASDIHVEPTGEDVRVRFRVDGQLALEQTVPAALHSPLLARIKVMAGLDIADKRLPQDGRLHLEDRPDVDVRVSTLPTVFGEKAVLRILDRSQSLLDVKSLALSPANEARLARMTRNTSGMVLITGPTGSGKTTTLYALLKAQNTVQRNIVTIEDPVEYQLPGTNQTQVNPAIGYTFSRGLRAILRQDPDVVMVGEIRDEETAEIAIRGALTGHFMMSTMHTPDAPSAVLRLTDMGVEPYLVAASLVGVMGQRLIRQVCPDCRHPAVLTDLERAYLEREHFAPVDSFVTGAGCARCRFTGYRGRLAIHEFLVFDEEFRRYTLERATQREFRARMNALGYHSLAWDGLEKAAAGLTTVDEVLRATLRE, translated from the coding sequence ATGGCAAGAAAACGCGTGGGGGACCTGTTGCTCAGTGCGGGTGCAATCACAGAAGCCGAGCTCCGTGAGGCACTCTTGATGCAGCGCGAAAAGCGCCTCAAACTTGGCGACACCCTGGTGGCGTTAGGCTACCTGGACGAAGCGGATTTGATTGAAGCCTTGGAACGTCAGTCGGGCATTCAGCATGTCGACCTGACCCTGGAGGAGGTCGATCCTTCGGTGCTCCAGCTGGTTCCCGAAGAGTTGGCACGAAAGCATGTCGTCTTGCCCATCCGCCAGGCGCACGGACGCTTGTTGGTGGCGATGGCCGATCCATTCGACTATTACGCGGTGGACGATTTGCAAATGGTGACCAAGCAGGCTGTTCAGCCGCTCATCGGCGGGCGCAAACAAATTGAGCTCTACATTGACCGGCTCTACCACGAGGAAGGCCCGCCCGCGGAAGCGCACCGCGACGAAGGGGCTGCTGTGTCAACGCCGGCGGGCGATCTCGACGCGCCCGTGGTTCGTTTGGTCAACCAGCTGCTGCACCGGGCGATTGCCGAGCACGCCAGCGACATTCACGTGGAGCCAACGGGGGAAGACGTGCGGGTTCGGTTCCGCGTCGATGGGCAGCTGGCCTTGGAACAAACCGTACCGGCGGCGCTGCACAGCCCGCTGTTGGCGAGAATCAAAGTGATGGCAGGGCTTGACATCGCCGATAAACGGCTGCCCCAGGACGGCCGCTTGCACCTGGAGGACAGGCCGGATGTGGATGTCCGGGTGTCGACGCTGCCCACGGTGTTCGGCGAAAAGGCCGTGCTGCGCATACTCGATCGCAGCCAGTCCCTGCTGGATGTGAAATCGCTTGCGCTGTCGCCGGCAAACGAGGCGCGGTTGGCGCGCATGACTCGCAACACCAGCGGCATGGTCCTCATCACCGGGCCGACAGGCAGCGGCAAGACGACGACCTTGTACGCCTTGCTGAAGGCGCAGAACACGGTACAGCGAAACATTGTGACCATTGAAGACCCGGTGGAGTATCAGCTCCCAGGAACAAATCAGACGCAGGTCAATCCGGCCATCGGGTACACCTTCAGCCGCGGGCTGCGGGCGATTTTGCGGCAAGATCCCGACGTGGTGATGGTGGGCGAGATTCGCGATGAGGAAACGGCGGAAATCGCGATCCGCGGCGCCTTGACGGGCCACTTCATGATGAGTACCATGCACACGCCGGATGCGCCGTCTGCGGTGCTGCGGTTGACGGACATGGGTGTCGAACCGTATCTCGTCGCTGCATCGCTGGTTGGGGTGATGGGCCAGCGGCTGATTCGGCAGGTGTGCCCGGACTGCCGGCACCCAGCAGTTTTGACGGACCTGGAGCGGGCGTACTTGGAACGAGAACACTTTGCGCCGGTGGATTCGTTTGTCACTGGGGCGGGGTGTGCGCGCTGCCGCTTCACGGGGTATCGGGGCCGGTTGGCGATTCATGAGTTTTTGGTGTTTGATGAGGAATTCCGGCGTTATACCCTGGAGCGTGCGACGCAGCGGGAGTTTCGCGCCCGCATGAACGCCCTTGGATACCACTCGCTGGCGTGGGACGGCCTGGAGAAGGCTGCGGCCGGACTGACGACCGTGGACGAAGTGCTCCGTGCAACCCTGCGCGAGTAG
- a CDS encoding type IV pilus twitching motility protein PilT, with translation MQTWLKAAVERGASDFHAAAGAAPTIRVDGRLMPIDTQKLGPEQTLAYANALLDERQRARFESEGQVDFSCAHHNARFRVNVYRQRGSVSIAARVIPQRVPNFSELGLPAHLLRIAERPHGLFLVTGPTGSGKSTTLAAMIDDINHRFAKHVVTLEDPIEYLHRHDQCLIDQREIGLDTLSFGAGLRAALRQDPDVILVGEMRDLETIATAITAAETGHLVLATLHTPDAPQTIDRIIDVFDPNQQGQIRIQLASVLLGVLSQQLLPRAHGQGRVAACELLVNTPAVANLIRTDKVHQIRNAMQTGRQFGMQTMEMHLRELLAKGIVSAETVRQFAADWYDGGRVPPQA, from the coding sequence CTGCAGACCTGGCTCAAGGCTGCCGTGGAGCGGGGCGCGTCCGATTTTCACGCCGCCGCCGGTGCGGCGCCGACCATTCGGGTGGACGGGCGGCTGATGCCGATTGACACGCAAAAGCTGGGCCCCGAGCAAACCTTGGCGTATGCGAACGCGCTGTTGGACGAGCGCCAGCGGGCACGTTTCGAAAGCGAGGGGCAAGTGGACTTTTCCTGCGCCCACCACAACGCGAGGTTTCGCGTCAATGTCTACCGGCAGCGCGGCAGTGTGAGTATCGCCGCGCGGGTCATTCCCCAGCGCGTGCCAAACTTTTCGGAACTCGGCCTGCCCGCGCACCTGCTGCGGATTGCCGAGCGTCCCCACGGCTTATTCCTGGTGACGGGGCCGACCGGGAGCGGAAAATCGACGACGCTGGCCGCGATGATCGACGATATCAATCACCGTTTCGCGAAACATGTCGTTACCCTCGAGGACCCGATTGAGTACTTGCACCGCCACGACCAGTGTCTGATTGACCAGCGGGAAATCGGCCTCGACACGCTGTCCTTCGGGGCAGGCTTGCGGGCGGCACTGCGGCAAGATCCCGATGTGATTCTCGTCGGTGAGATGCGCGATTTGGAGACGATTGCCACGGCCATCACGGCTGCCGAGACGGGGCACTTGGTGCTGGCGACGCTGCATACGCCGGATGCACCGCAGACGATCGACCGCATCATCGACGTGTTCGACCCGAACCAGCAGGGGCAGATTCGGATTCAGCTTGCGAGCGTACTCCTCGGGGTGCTGTCGCAGCAGCTGCTGCCCAGGGCGCACGGCCAGGGGCGGGTGGCGGCGTGCGAGCTGCTGGTGAACACCCCTGCGGTGGCCAACCTGATTCGCACCGACAAGGTGCATCAGATTCGCAACGCCATGCAGACTGGGCGGCAGTTTGGGATGCAGACGATGGAGATGCATTTGCGCGAGCTGCTTGCAAAAGGAATCGTTTCCGCCGAAACGGTGCGCCAGTTTGCCGCAGACTGGTACGACGGCGGCCGGGTGCCGCCGCAGGCGTAG
- a CDS encoding type II secretion system F family protein, translating into MPDFRYTAIDEGGRKVSGTISARSVDEARSMLRQNGHIVLAIKRSLLAGLNKEISMGSPVKLRDLTTFCRQMATLTDAGVPLMEAVTTLADHASSKSLGRVLTGVRAHLLRGQPLSAALSAHPKVFPPLFISTMRAGEASGHVAEVFDRLAAHYERVSVSRGKLRAALTYPIVVTCTAIGVTVFLLTRVIPTFARMFAQLNAPLPVPTRVVLAVSNSLVYGWYGYLIAIVAVLALVTLSLRVPGLRKQMHRITLRIPIFGLLLLKSSLARLTRTLATLLESAISLVEALRMSVEGERNLLIVEAFTGAAAHVERGESLSAQLAKTNLLPPMVVQMMRVGEESGAVDAMLERVADYYDAEVEATVDQMKSLIEPLLVVVLAVIVGTVVASVILPMFSILNYIH; encoded by the coding sequence ATGCCTGACTTTCGCTACACGGCGATTGACGAAGGGGGCCGCAAGGTCAGCGGTACGATATCCGCACGCAGCGTCGACGAAGCGCGGTCCATGCTCCGACAGAACGGTCATATTGTCCTCGCGATCAAGCGCTCTCTGTTGGCTGGATTGAACAAGGAAATCTCCATGGGTTCACCGGTCAAGCTGCGCGACCTGACGACGTTTTGCCGGCAGATGGCGACGCTTACCGATGCGGGTGTGCCGTTGATGGAGGCCGTGACAACGTTAGCCGATCACGCTTCCTCAAAGTCCCTGGGCCGCGTGCTGACGGGTGTGCGGGCGCACCTGCTGCGCGGGCAGCCGCTGTCTGCTGCGCTGTCCGCACATCCAAAGGTGTTTCCTCCCCTCTTTATCAGCACCATGCGCGCCGGCGAGGCTTCCGGGCACGTGGCGGAGGTGTTCGATCGGCTGGCGGCGCACTACGAGCGGGTGAGCGTCAGCCGCGGCAAGCTGCGCGCCGCGCTGACCTATCCCATCGTCGTCACCTGTACGGCCATCGGCGTGACGGTATTTCTGTTGACGCGCGTCATTCCGACGTTTGCGCGCATGTTCGCGCAGCTGAATGCCCCGTTGCCCGTCCCCACACGCGTCGTGCTGGCCGTATCCAACTCGCTGGTGTACGGATGGTACGGGTACCTGATCGCGATCGTCGCCGTGCTGGCGCTCGTCACGCTGTCGCTGCGCGTGCCGGGGCTGCGCAAGCAAATGCACCGCATCACCCTGCGTATTCCGATTTTCGGCCTGCTCCTGCTCAAGTCGAGCCTCGCCCGCTTGACCCGAACCCTCGCCACCCTGCTGGAAAGCGCCATCAGCCTCGTGGAAGCGCTTCGCATGTCCGTGGAAGGAGAGCGCAATCTGCTCATCGTGGAAGCGTTCACCGGTGCCGCGGCACACGTGGAGCGCGGGGAGTCTCTGTCCGCACAACTCGCCAAGACAAACCTGCTGCCGCCCATGGTCGTACAGATGATGCGCGTCGGGGAAGAGTCGGGCGCCGTCGATGCCATGCTGGAACGCGTCGCCGACTACTACGATGCAGAGGTAGAGGCAACCGTCGACCAAATGAAGAGTCTGATCGAGCCGCTGCTCGTGGTGGTGCTGGCCGTGATCGTCGGCACCGTGGTGGCATCGGTGATTTTGCCCATGTTCTCGATTTTGAACTACATCCACTGA
- a CDS encoding type IV pilin protein has product MRQDEQYRDQQDAGFTLIEMVAVVVIIGILAAVAIPITLNAVNNSKYSAEEATLATMQTALEEYAQENNQYPAPDELQNALSAYAAGVSTSDVWGQPIQYNATGDGYILYAPGPSGGVEATSNSTPTRVANGP; this is encoded by the coding sequence GTGAGGCAGGATGAGCAGTACAGGGACCAGCAGGATGCAGGCTTCACCCTGATTGAGATGGTCGCGGTCGTTGTCATCATCGGCATTTTGGCAGCGGTTGCAATCCCCATCACCTTGAATGCGGTCAACAATTCGAAGTACAGCGCGGAGGAGGCGACCCTCGCCACCATGCAGACCGCGCTGGAAGAGTACGCGCAGGAGAATAATCAATACCCTGCGCCGGACGAATTGCAAAATGCCCTCTCCGCTTACGCCGCGGGTGTTTCAACCAGCGATGTGTGGGGCCAACCGATTCAGTACAACGCCACGGGCGATGGGTACATTCTGTACGCGCCGGGTCCGTCGGGCGGCGTTGAAGCAACGTCGAACTCGACGCCCACCAGAGTGGCCAACGGTCCGTAA
- a CDS encoding prepilin peptidase, which translates to MSAVLQMESVFVFVLGIIVGSFLNVVAYRVPRGESVVAPRSSCPSCHTVLRSVELVPILSWLCLGGRCRHCGSTIPVRYPILELVTGALWVATLWWIPNWPARVAWAVFWVLLVAVAGTDLTSMRVPNILSLPGAALAVGLSGVCGVHGWGQTLLGAVVGAGVLFAIHLLSRGSMGLGDVKLYLSIGAMLGPLYAMESLVMASLSGVMVGYGLRMSGLMKKREPMPFVPHIVIGVVVIAFFGHPLTEWYLHNLLATGV; encoded by the coding sequence ATGTCCGCTGTGCTCCAGATGGAGTCGGTTTTTGTGTTTGTCCTTGGCATCATCGTCGGATCGTTTCTCAACGTGGTGGCGTACCGCGTACCGCGCGGTGAATCCGTTGTTGCCCCGCGTTCCAGTTGTCCTTCGTGTCACACCGTGCTGCGCAGTGTGGAACTGGTTCCGATTCTCTCCTGGCTGTGCCTGGGTGGGCGCTGCCGGCATTGCGGGTCCACGATTCCTGTTCGGTATCCCATCCTGGAACTGGTGACCGGTGCGCTGTGGGTGGCCACCCTCTGGTGGATCCCGAACTGGCCGGCGCGGGTTGCCTGGGCCGTGTTTTGGGTGCTGCTGGTGGCGGTCGCGGGCACAGATTTAACGTCGATGCGGGTACCGAACATCCTCTCCTTGCCAGGGGCGGCGCTGGCCGTGGGATTATCCGGGGTGTGCGGTGTGCACGGATGGGGGCAGACGCTGCTAGGTGCCGTGGTCGGAGCGGGCGTGTTGTTCGCCATCCACCTGCTGTCGCGCGGCAGTATGGGGCTGGGCGACGTGAAACTGTACTTGAGTATTGGCGCGATGCTGGGGCCGTTGTACGCGATGGAGTCCCTGGTCATGGCCTCGCTGTCGGGTGTCATGGTTGGGTATGGGCTGCGCATGTCCGGGCTGATGAAAAAGCGTGAGCCAATGCCCTTTGTGCCGCACATCGTGATTGGCGTCGTCGTCATTGCCTTTTTCGGTCACCCCCTGACCGAGTGGTATCTGCACAACTTGCTGGCCACGGGCGTATAA